In the Sphingobium sp. EM0848 genome, one interval contains:
- a CDS encoding TonB-dependent receptor, whose product MPGTKYLMTVSCVAIAIAALSTVAQAQEQAASSAQQTPTADQDADGGVGDIVVTAQRRSESINKVPLSIQAFGGDTLAKAGVTDAAGISQMVPAFNFSRSSANTPIYTVRGIGFNTPNLSATSPVGIYVDEVAYAYPYMSNGPSYDIERVEVLKGPQGTLYGRNTTGGLVNFITAKPTRDFHAGLTAEVGNYETINFEGFVSGPLTDTLSIRVAGRWDTADRGWQRNVNVPGQRLGEKDRMGGRVTLLWEPTDRLTVTLGGSFWKDNSDTIAVQAVAFNPDSAPFVAPGLASQIHTNWKAGEASWGPSYPAKPAYKADSSFWSATGRIDYELSDALTFTSLSGYSDVKRHDMNDVDGTTFEPSEYLSDGRIRSFSQELRLTGETGPVNWIVGGYFSRDKIRDDQIGYYRDSSILNTLAFLGQTVPQTTYTASQIANGFNTFRNLSSQVSRSLSAFANADWAISDQMKISGGVRYSDDKLDFKGCSADHDNNTAPVWNTGVAAIVAARTGRPFANPGIGPNQCLTYKADFSGPAGLVSNQLKQDNVSGRLALTWTPNSHTLAYASVSRGYKSGAFPVVAANVVTQLVPARQEKVTAYEAGVKLGLFDRLVQFNAAGFFYDYRDKQVFGEILDPIFVSLTRIVNIPKSEVYGAETDITISPTRELLLKFGASYTHTKVTEFTGFNRFGQAQDFAGSAFPFTPKYQLNALVSYDLPINDDLAIQFGANGNYQGKTVGSLDEDPVFDVKAYTIVNANIALHRQDDRWSIGLYARNLFNENYYTATDILTDTSIRVPGMVRTYGLVASFKY is encoded by the coding sequence ATGCCTGGAACTAAGTATCTGATGACGGTGTCGTGCGTGGCGATCGCAATAGCAGCTCTGTCGACTGTAGCGCAGGCGCAGGAACAAGCTGCCTCGTCTGCACAGCAGACCCCAACCGCCGATCAGGATGCTGATGGCGGGGTCGGGGATATCGTGGTGACGGCGCAGCGCCGATCGGAAAGCATCAACAAGGTGCCTCTCTCGATCCAGGCATTTGGCGGCGACACGCTCGCTAAGGCGGGCGTAACGGATGCAGCGGGTATCTCGCAAATGGTTCCCGCGTTCAACTTCAGCCGTTCGAGCGCCAATACGCCCATTTATACGGTGCGCGGCATTGGCTTCAACACGCCAAACCTGTCGGCGACCTCGCCGGTCGGCATCTATGTCGACGAGGTTGCCTACGCCTATCCCTATATGAGCAACGGTCCCTCCTACGATATCGAGCGGGTGGAGGTGTTGAAAGGGCCACAAGGCACGCTTTATGGCCGGAACACCACTGGCGGGCTGGTCAATTTCATCACCGCGAAGCCGACCAGGGATTTCCATGCCGGTCTGACGGCAGAGGTGGGCAATTACGAGACGATCAACTTCGAAGGCTTCGTGAGCGGACCGTTGACGGACACGCTGAGCATTCGCGTCGCGGGACGCTGGGACACCGCCGACAGGGGCTGGCAGCGTAACGTCAATGTGCCCGGGCAGCGCCTTGGTGAGAAGGACCGGATGGGTGGGCGCGTCACTCTGCTGTGGGAACCCACAGATCGCCTGACTGTGACGCTCGGCGGCTCCTTCTGGAAAGATAATTCCGACACTATCGCGGTCCAGGCGGTCGCCTTCAACCCGGACTCTGCGCCATTTGTCGCGCCGGGGCTCGCATCGCAAATCCACACGAACTGGAAGGCCGGCGAGGCGAGCTGGGGGCCAAGCTATCCGGCCAAGCCAGCCTACAAGGCGGACTCCAGCTTCTGGTCTGCTACCGGCCGAATAGATTATGAACTGAGCGATGCCCTGACTTTCACCTCACTTTCAGGCTATTCCGACGTCAAGCGCCATGACATGAATGACGTGGATGGTACGACCTTCGAACCATCTGAATATCTTTCGGACGGCCGCATCCGATCCTTTTCGCAGGAATTGCGCCTGACTGGCGAGACTGGCCCCGTAAACTGGATCGTGGGTGGCTATTTTTCGCGCGACAAAATTCGCGACGACCAGATCGGCTATTATCGCGATTCATCGATCCTCAATACATTGGCTTTCCTGGGTCAGACAGTTCCGCAAACCACCTACACAGCCTCGCAGATCGCAAATGGTTTCAACACATTCCGAAACCTGTCCAGCCAGGTCAGCCGCTCGCTGTCCGCGTTTGCAAACGCGGACTGGGCGATTTCCGACCAGATGAAGATCAGCGGCGGCGTGCGCTATTCGGACGACAAGCTCGACTTCAAGGGTTGCTCGGCCGACCATGACAACAACACCGCGCCGGTTTGGAATACTGGCGTGGCGGCGATCGTTGCCGCCAGGACGGGCCGCCCGTTTGCCAATCCGGGAATCGGCCCCAACCAGTGCCTGACCTACAAGGCCGACTTTTCGGGTCCGGCCGGCCTCGTCAGCAACCAGCTCAAGCAGGACAACGTGTCTGGGCGCCTTGCCCTGACCTGGACTCCAAACAGCCATACCCTGGCCTATGCATCGGTCAGCCGCGGTTATAAGTCGGGTGCCTTCCCGGTAGTCGCCGCCAACGTCGTCACCCAGCTCGTTCCGGCGCGCCAGGAAAAGGTCACCGCCTACGAGGCGGGCGTGAAGCTCGGACTATTTGACCGCCTCGTGCAATTCAACGCCGCCGGTTTCTTCTATGACTATCGCGACAAGCAGGTGTTCGGCGAAATACTCGATCCGATCTTCGTTTCTCTGACCCGCATCGTGAATATCCCCAAGTCCGAAGTGTACGGCGCGGAGACCGACATCACCATCTCGCCAACACGCGAGCTGCTGCTCAAATTCGGCGCGTCATACACCCACACCAAGGTCACAGAGTTCACCGGCTTCAACCGCTTCGGCCAAGCGCAGGACTTTGCCGGTTCGGCATTCCCGTTCACGCCGAAGTATCAGCTCAACGCGCTGGTCTCCTACGATCTACCGATCAATGACGATCTTGCGATCCAGTTCGGCGCCAACGGCAACTACCAGGGCAAGACCGTCGGTTCGCTCGACGAGGATCCGGTGTTTGACGTGAAGGCCTATACGATCGTCAACGCGAACATCGCGTTGCATCGGCAGGACGATCGCTGGAGCATCGGCCTCTATGCCCGCAACCTCTTCAACGAGAATTATTATACCGCAACCGATATTCTGACCGACACATCCATCCGGGTTCCCGGAATGGTGCGGACCTACGGTTTGGTCGCTTCCTTCAAATATTAA
- a CDS encoding AMP-binding protein, with the protein MAGASTAEEIRAAFAEIGTADLPGVSVYDAIRRKAELYPDKQAVIDLPSAQLHAMAVTVTYRELHSSIVRAANYLLGRGLLQGDRILYIAPNGLAGLTGFWTAQLLGAVVPVNPFLDLSAIAEIARAVGARAIMSAGHGSPCGSYQLARTLMATNPDLVLHLTLGSGGDGDAIDLLRASASAPAEKYLGREPGLDDIAAYFPTGGTTGTPKVARLSNCNLLVGAYSSALASSADAEHVVPLGLPMFHVGGGVIASTRTLILGQTLVILTAAGFRTAELAVNFWALAEKYGLTQFISVPTVFSDLLKTYTGGETSIRYFIAGASKLPSSLCRTYERIFGHGIYEGYGMTETAGFCCVNPTALPPRPGSGGIVAPLYDVKVVMLDEAGRFVRECEAGETGNIAVSGPAVFQGYVDSAQDAGKFISGISGARWIDAGDLGHFDTDGYLWITGREKDLIIRGGHNIDPAPIEETLLDHPDIVDAAAVGMPDARVGELPVAFVQLAEGARLDEAGLRAFCQERLPERAGTPVRIFSLDELPRTAMRKVFKPELRRLAASVAVESRFAEAVIPDRLIWKVVCDEKGCLAVEISGDAADRALCERIEEQLSNLNLHVTFCETHS; encoded by the coding sequence ATGGCGGGAGCCTCTACAGCGGAAGAAATCAGAGCGGCGTTCGCAGAGATTGGGACTGCCGATTTGCCGGGTGTCAGCGTTTATGATGCGATCCGAAGGAAAGCGGAGCTCTATCCCGACAAGCAGGCTGTCATCGACCTTCCCAGCGCACAGCTCCATGCGATGGCGGTTACGGTCACCTACAGAGAACTGCATAGTTCAATCGTACGAGCGGCGAACTATCTGCTCGGGCGAGGCCTGCTGCAGGGCGACAGAATCTTGTATATCGCACCCAACGGACTTGCGGGTCTGACGGGGTTTTGGACTGCCCAGCTTCTGGGCGCGGTCGTGCCGGTCAATCCCTTCCTCGATCTGAGTGCCATCGCCGAAATCGCACGAGCTGTTGGCGCACGCGCTATCATGTCCGCGGGACACGGCAGCCCGTGTGGCAGTTATCAACTGGCCCGCACTTTGATGGCAACCAATCCTGATCTCGTTTTGCACCTGACGCTGGGCAGCGGCGGCGATGGTGATGCCATCGACCTCCTTCGCGCATCGGCATCTGCTCCAGCCGAAAAATATCTTGGACGCGAACCGGGCCTTGACGATATCGCGGCATATTTCCCGACAGGCGGAACGACGGGCACCCCTAAAGTGGCGCGATTGTCGAATTGCAATCTGTTGGTGGGAGCCTATAGCAGCGCTCTGGCAAGCAGCGCCGATGCCGAGCATGTGGTGCCGTTGGGCTTGCCCATGTTTCATGTCGGTGGTGGCGTTATTGCCTCGACCCGGACTTTGATACTCGGGCAAACGCTGGTGATATTGACGGCTGCCGGGTTCAGAACGGCAGAGCTGGCAGTGAATTTCTGGGCGCTGGCCGAGAAATACGGGCTCACCCAGTTCATATCGGTGCCCACTGTGTTCTCCGACCTGCTCAAGACGTACACGGGCGGGGAGACCAGCATTCGCTATTTCATCGCGGGTGCCAGCAAGCTGCCATCCAGTCTGTGCCGCACCTATGAGAGAATTTTCGGCCATGGCATCTACGAAGGCTATGGCATGACCGAGACAGCGGGTTTCTGCTGCGTCAACCCAACCGCGTTGCCGCCGAGACCCGGGAGCGGCGGGATCGTAGCGCCATTATATGATGTGAAGGTCGTAATGCTCGACGAAGCCGGTCGCTTCGTGCGGGAATGCGAAGCGGGCGAAACGGGCAACATCGCGGTCTCCGGGCCAGCGGTATTTCAAGGCTATGTCGATTCCGCGCAGGACGCAGGTAAGTTCATCTCTGGAATCTCGGGCGCGCGATGGATCGATGCAGGCGATCTTGGGCACTTCGACACCGACGGGTATCTTTGGATCACGGGTCGCGAAAAGGACCTGATCATTCGCGGCGGTCACAATATCGATCCTGCCCCGATTGAAGAGACACTTCTGGACCATCCCGATATCGTCGACGCCGCTGCGGTTGGAATGCCAGATGCGCGGGTTGGAGAATTGCCGGTGGCGTTCGTGCAACTTGCCGAGGGCGCACGGCTTGACGAGGCTGGGCTGCGTGCCTTTTGCCAGGAACGCCTTCCAGAACGCGCTGGGACCCCGGTGCGTATCTTTTCATTGGACGAACTTCCTCGAACCGCGATGCGCAAGGTTTTCAAACCGGAATTGCGCCGTCTGGCTGCCAGCGTCGCAGTTGAAAGCCGGTTTGCCGAGGCCGTGATCCCCGATCGCCTGATCTGGAAGGTCGTCTGCGACGAGAAGGGTTGCCTCGCCGTGGAGATTAGCGGTGACGCAGCGGATCGCGCGCTTTGCGAGCGTATCGAAGAGCAGCTCAGTAACCTCAACTTACACGTAACATTCTGCGAGACACATTCATGA
- a CDS encoding cytochrome P450, with protein sequence MIEPLTPESLARASTFSKPDEVYDLYARLRRDAPVVKAEPRGYRPFWVMTRHDDIMAVERDPATYAAGDRTVLLPEKVEAIYEAKYGDRNGVKPLTHMDGPYHRAHRGVTMDWFGPKNLRKFEPQIAAIAKEFVDRMEDLGDACDFSADIAYWFPLRVVMTLMGVPKEDEAQVLRLTQRLFSPADKDLKTQDGERPASAPGGVRDVFAEFGDYYRTLTEDRRKNPKDDIISTIANGVINGCPMAEREMTSYYVIASTAGHDTTAASIGGGLLGLLQFPDQLGMLRADLGLLNSAAEEFVRWTAPVKHFMRTPQQDVTWHGTTIAAGEAIMLCYASACRDESVFPDGDQFRVDRKSNPAHLAFGYGPHFCLGKFLATMEIRAFYAELLPRLKHVELAGDPTYIESTFVSGLKSLPIRFSF encoded by the coding sequence ATGATCGAGCCTCTCACCCCCGAATCATTGGCGCGCGCATCGACCTTCTCAAAGCCGGATGAGGTCTATGATCTTTACGCCCGGCTGAGGCGAGATGCCCCGGTGGTGAAGGCAGAGCCGCGCGGCTACCGTCCATTTTGGGTCATGACCCGCCATGACGACATCATGGCGGTCGAGCGTGATCCCGCGACCTACGCAGCTGGTGACCGGACTGTCCTGCTTCCCGAGAAAGTTGAAGCCATCTACGAGGCCAAATATGGAGACCGCAACGGCGTCAAGCCGTTGACCCATATGGACGGCCCTTATCACCGCGCACATCGCGGCGTCACGATGGACTGGTTCGGTCCGAAAAATCTTCGGAAGTTTGAACCGCAGATCGCGGCGATCGCGAAAGAGTTCGTCGATCGCATGGAGGATCTCGGCGACGCGTGCGACTTCTCGGCCGACATCGCTTATTGGTTTCCCCTTCGGGTGGTCATGACCCTCATGGGGGTGCCAAAAGAGGATGAAGCCCAGGTTCTTCGTTTGACGCAGCGCCTGTTCAGCCCCGCCGACAAGGATCTTAAGACGCAGGACGGCGAAAGGCCCGCCTCCGCACCTGGCGGCGTGCGCGACGTTTTTGCTGAATTTGGCGATTATTATCGGACCCTGACTGAGGATCGACGCAAGAATCCGAAGGATGACATCATTTCCACGATCGCTAATGGCGTGATCAACGGCTGTCCCATGGCTGAACGCGAGATGACGTCCTACTATGTCATTGCATCGACAGCGGGCCATGACACGACGGCTGCATCCATCGGAGGAGGCTTGCTGGGTCTCCTGCAATTCCCCGATCAGCTCGGTATGCTTCGAGCCGATCTGGGGCTTCTGAACTCCGCGGCTGAGGAGTTTGTCCGATGGACAGCGCCGGTGAAGCACTTCATGCGCACTCCACAGCAGGACGTCACCTGGCACGGCACGACCATCGCGGCTGGCGAGGCTATCATGCTGTGCTACGCTTCTGCGTGCCGAGACGAATCCGTTTTCCCGGACGGTGATCAATTTCGCGTCGACCGCAAGAGCAACCCCGCGCACCTCGCCTTCGGCTATGGCCCGCATTTCTGTCTCGGGAAATTCCTGGCTACCATGGAAATCCGCGCATTTTATGCCGAATTGCTTCCTCGCCTGAAACATGTCGAACTGGCGGGTGACCCCACCTATATCGAGTCTACCTTTGTCAGCGGGCTGAAAAGCCTTCCTATCCGGTTCAGCTTTTGA
- a CDS encoding glutathione S-transferase family protein yields the protein MRDRPKLYHSANSRSFRVLWALEEVGIPYDLELLEFPPRLTSPAYLEENPLGTVPLFVDVDVRMTESAAICHYLGAKYSSEGLVPDPQASNFGAFLNYLHFGEATLTFPQAVVLRYGRFEPEDRRSKQVVEDYSRWFLARARGIEAFLKLGDYAAGPAFTMADISVGYAIMLSQFTGLFDQLSEPIHQYWLRLQARQAFLRAVAVQTQD from the coding sequence ATGAGGGACAGGCCAAAACTCTACCATAGCGCGAATTCCCGCTCCTTCCGCGTTCTTTGGGCGCTGGAGGAGGTAGGGATTCCGTATGACCTCGAGCTTCTGGAGTTCCCACCGCGACTGACCAGTCCCGCCTATCTCGAGGAGAACCCGCTCGGGACGGTTCCGCTCTTTGTCGATGTGGATGTGCGAATGACCGAGTCTGCCGCTATCTGCCACTATCTGGGAGCAAAGTACTCATCTGAGGGCTTGGTTCCTGATCCTCAGGCTTCAAATTTTGGCGCGTTCCTCAACTATCTTCATTTCGGGGAAGCGACCCTCACTTTTCCACAGGCGGTCGTTCTGCGCTATGGCCGCTTTGAGCCCGAAGACCGCCGCAGCAAACAGGTGGTCGAAGACTATTCCCGCTGGTTCCTGGCGCGCGCGCGCGGGATTGAGGCGTTTCTGAAGCTTGGAGATTATGCTGCTGGCCCCGCGTTCACCATGGCTGATATATCCGTAGGATATGCGATCATGTTGTCCCAATTCACCGGTCTGTTTGATCAGCTGAGCGAGCCCATCCACCAATATTGGCTGCGCTTGCAAGCGAGGCAAGCTTTCCTGCGGGCCGTAGCAGTGCAAACGCAAGATTGA
- a CDS encoding PaaI family thioesterase — MIDQRAIEERLARGHNATIGLRYAAHGGDWAELVLDYDIGLTADWDEGILASGPIITMMDLATSFAVWIRKGDFTNQATLDLRVDYMRPALPRQPVFGRGECYRLTRSIAFVRGVAHQGDVADPVAHVAGTFMFLDGATL; from the coding sequence ATGATCGATCAGCGCGCGATTGAAGAGCGACTCGCCCGAGGCCATAACGCCACGATCGGCTTGCGGTATGCGGCCCATGGTGGTGACTGGGCGGAGCTTGTCCTTGATTACGACATCGGGCTGACAGCGGACTGGGACGAAGGCATTCTGGCTTCGGGGCCGATTATTACGATGATGGACCTTGCGACGAGTTTTGCCGTCTGGATACGGAAAGGTGATTTCACCAATCAGGCCACACTCGATCTGCGGGTGGACTATATGCGTCCAGCCTTGCCAAGACAGCCCGTTTTCGGGCGAGGGGAATGTTACCGTCTCACCCGCAGCATCGCATTTGTGAGAGGGGTTGCGCATCAGGGCGACGTTGCCGATCCTGTAGCGCACGTCGCGGGCACATTCATGTTCCTCGACGGAGCAACGCTGTGA
- a CDS encoding PaaI family thioesterase, giving the protein MRLPPYAERLQAVLELEQGRHRVIMAAGPHVTGRPGFLHGGAISGLLELAAFVALYEAIGEPGTIRVKPINVTIDFRKGGMLTKTIARGDVIRLGTRIANVEATAWQPESKKPIAVARMNFLIGREQGGLNRR; this is encoded by the coding sequence GTGAGGCTTCCCCCCTATGCCGAACGATTGCAGGCTGTTCTCGAGCTAGAACAAGGACGGCATCGTGTGATCATGGCTGCCGGCCCCCATGTAACTGGTCGGCCGGGCTTTCTTCATGGTGGAGCGATTTCTGGTTTGCTCGAGCTGGCTGCGTTTGTCGCACTGTACGAAGCGATCGGTGAACCCGGCACGATCCGGGTAAAACCTATCAACGTCACAATCGACTTCCGCAAGGGCGGAATGCTGACGAAAACAATTGCCCGGGGCGATGTCATCCGGCTTGGCACACGCATCGCCAATGTAGAGGCGACTGCTTGGCAGCCGGAGTCCAAAAAACCAATTGCCGTTGCCCGCATGAACTTTCTCATCGGTCGGGAGCAGGGAGGACTGAACAGGCGCTGA
- a CDS encoding site-specific integrase, which yields MMEDMQIRNLCANTQESYLRQVSLFARHFHKSPELLDQEDVRSYQVYLVNEKQLAPKSVQVAVASLRFLYRTTLGRDWDFERDIPCPNVPKQLPVVLSSEEVLHFLGCVESLKLPHDPDHLLCGRTADL from the coding sequence ATGATGGAAGATATGCAGATCCGCAACCTGTGTGCGAACACGCAAGAATCGTATCTTCGCCAGGTTTCGCTCTTTGCCCGTCATTTTCACAAATCGCCGGAACTCTTGGATCAAGAGGATGTCCGTTCCTATCAGGTCTATCTGGTCAACGAGAAGCAACTGGCGCCTAAGTCGGTTCAGGTGGCGGTTGCCTCGCTTCGGTTTCTTTATCGGACAACGCTTGGTCGCGATTGGGATTTTGAACGTGACATTCCGTGCCCCAACGTACCGAAGCAGTTGCCAGTCGTCCTCAGCTCCGAAGAAGTTCTTCATTTCCTCGGCTGTGTGGAAAGCCTCAAGCTGCCGCACGATCCTGACCACCTGCTATGCGGCAGGACTGCGGATCTCTGA
- a CDS encoding tyrosine-type recombinase/integrase yields the protein MWKASSCRTILTTCYAAGLRISEATHLKCRGAIDRQRMVLRVEQGKGQKDRYVMLSERLLDILTSYWPVARPKEWLFPGEIDGRPITRDAVGDACGKAHKRSGITKQVTPHSLRHYVPILIMSGNFPYPT from the coding sequence GTGTGGAAAGCCTCAAGCTGCCGCACGATCCTGACCACCTGCTATGCGGCAGGACTGCGGATCTCTGAGGCCACACACCTGAAGTGTCGCGGCGCCATCGACCGGCAGCGCATGGTGCTGAGGGTAGAACAGGGCAAGGGCCAGAAGGACCGCTATGTCATGCTGTCCGAGCGGTTGCTCGATATCCTGACCAGCTACTGGCCTGTTGCCAGACCCAAGGAATGGTTGTTCCCTGGCGAAATTGATGGTCGACCAATCACGCGCGACGCTGTTGGCGACGCCTGCGGAAAAGCGCATAAGCGGTCTGGTATAACCAAACAGGTTACTCCACATTCTCTGAGACACTATGTTCCCATACTGATTATGTCGGGTAATTTCCCATATCCCACGTAA
- a CDS encoding IS110 family transposase codes for MSIAAHRSEAPSAVRVDLNAIFVSLELSQSKWLITSLSPGSGEKLSKFTVGGGDVTAMFGRFAELQRKTEARTGNHYPLIVIQEAGLDGFWIHRVLEAADVESHIVDPASVAVPRRKRRVKTDRIDGEMLVRTLLAYKRGEQRVCAMVRAPTPEEEDCRRVSRERKSLTNERTRHINRIKGLLFGQGVQGYEPIRRDRRKRLDELATGDGRPLQAHLKAQISRELDRLELVMEQIKACEQERDALLAAARARVTATTEADNPAQGKPPTPIPSIPAMLLELNGIGAQTASVLWLEGLSRPFDNRRQVAAYAGLAPSHWQSGKVDHDQGVSKAGNPRLRTALIQLAWLWLRHQPNSALTIWFNTRVAQNGGRMKKTAIVALARKLLVALWKYVNAGVVIEGAIVRPA; via the coding sequence ATGTCCATTGCAGCCCATCGTTCCGAAGCGCCGTCCGCTGTTCGCGTCGACCTTAACGCCATTTTCGTGTCTTTGGAACTGAGCCAGTCGAAATGGCTGATCACCTCGTTGTCACCGGGCAGTGGCGAGAAGCTGTCGAAATTCACGGTGGGTGGCGGTGATGTTACCGCGATGTTCGGGCGATTTGCCGAGTTGCAGCGCAAGACCGAGGCCCGCACCGGGAACCACTATCCGCTCATCGTCATCCAGGAAGCAGGGCTGGATGGCTTCTGGATCCATCGCGTGCTGGAAGCTGCAGACGTCGAAAGCCATATCGTTGATCCGGCTTCGGTCGCGGTCCCGCGACGCAAGCGTCGCGTCAAGACTGACCGGATCGATGGCGAGATGTTGGTACGTACCCTTCTCGCCTACAAGCGCGGCGAGCAGCGTGTGTGTGCCATGGTGCGGGCACCGACGCCGGAAGAGGAAGACTGCCGCCGCGTCTCGCGCGAGCGCAAATCTTTGACCAATGAACGCACCCGCCACATCAACCGGATCAAAGGCCTGCTCTTCGGGCAGGGTGTCCAGGGTTATGAACCCATTCGCCGCGATCGTCGCAAACGACTGGACGAACTCGCAACCGGTGATGGGCGACCGCTTCAGGCGCATCTGAAAGCGCAAATCAGTCGCGAGCTCGACCGTCTCGAACTTGTGATGGAGCAGATTAAGGCGTGCGAGCAGGAACGGGATGCTTTGCTCGCGGCAGCACGGGCCAGAGTCACAGCTACAACTGAAGCAGACAATCCCGCTCAAGGAAAACCGCCAACGCCGATCCCATCGATCCCTGCCATGCTGCTCGAGCTGAACGGGATCGGCGCGCAAACGGCGTCAGTGCTCTGGCTGGAGGGATTGTCCCGGCCATTCGATAATCGCCGGCAGGTTGCAGCCTATGCAGGACTCGCGCCCTCTCACTGGCAAAGCGGGAAGGTCGATCATGATCAGGGGGTCTCCAAGGCGGGCAACCCAAGATTACGCACTGCCCTCATTCAGCTGGCATGGCTATGGCTACGACATCAGCCAAACTCGGCGCTGACCATCTGGTTCAACACCCGGGTAGCGCAGAACGGTGGCCGCATGAAGAAAACGGCCATCGTCGCACTCGCGCGAAAGTTGCTGGTGGCCTTATGGAAGTACGTCAACGCCGGTGTCGTAATCGAGGGCGCTATCGTGCGGCCAGCGTAA
- a CDS encoding single-stranded DNA-binding protein, which produces MNVVNLTGRVAKDPEIRNNVTTLIVATDRVKLKDGKTYVDEATGYTSKTTEFHKVTCFNGMGRAAATRAKGAVVAISVSTGAQSWL; this is translated from the coding sequence ATGAACGTCGTCAACCTGACCGGCCGCGTCGCCAAGGATCCCGAAATCCGCAACAACGTCACCACCCTTATCGTGGCCACCGACCGGGTGAAGCTCAAGGACGGTAAGACCTACGTTGACGAGGCCACCGGCTACACCTCCAAGACCACCGAATTCCACAAGGTCACCTGCTTCAACGGCATGGGCCGGGCCGCCGCGACGCGCGCAAAAGGCGCCGTCGTCGCGATCAGCGTGTCAACCGGCGCGCAAAGTTGGCTCTGA